A region from the Sutcliffiella horikoshii genome encodes:
- a CDS encoding class I SAM-dependent methyltransferase, with product MKKFNWNEETEKVWNERADFWHENSENMWLNGSRKTIIPFIKERLRQEAHVLDAGCGDGFGSFLLAESGYHVTGVDIAEAMIERAVQKRVHTNINFQKGSLTELPLENDSMDAVMAINSIEWVEQPLQVLEEFHKVLKPGGKLFLGLLGPTAGPRAHSYQRLYGKEAICNTMMPWEFERLALEEGWELLDGMPVYKEEAKKLDTTNLPRFLKQALTFMWVFEFQKK from the coding sequence ATGAAGAAGTTCAATTGGAATGAAGAAACAGAGAAGGTTTGGAATGAGCGAGCAGATTTTTGGCACGAAAACAGTGAAAATATGTGGTTAAACGGTAGCAGGAAAACGATCATTCCTTTTATAAAAGAGAGGTTAAGACAAGAAGCTCATGTGTTGGATGCAGGCTGTGGAGATGGTTTTGGTTCCTTCTTACTGGCTGAGAGCGGGTACCATGTAACAGGAGTGGATATAGCAGAAGCCATGATAGAAAGAGCGGTACAAAAACGGGTACATACAAACATTAATTTTCAAAAAGGGAGTTTGACGGAACTACCATTAGAGAATGATTCCATGGATGCCGTGATGGCCATTAATTCTATCGAGTGGGTAGAACAACCTCTTCAAGTGTTAGAAGAATTTCATAAAGTGTTAAAGCCAGGAGGGAAATTGTTTTTGGGATTGTTGGGGCCCACTGCCGGACCAAGGGCACATAGCTACCAAAGGCTGTATGGAAAAGAAGCAATCTGCAACACCATGATGCCGTGGGAGTTTGAACGGCTTGCTCTAGAAGAAGGTTGGGAACTTTTGGACGGGATGCCCGTATATAAGGAAGAAGCTAAAAAACTCGATACCACTAATTTACCTCGTTTTTTAAAACAAGCTTTAACGTTCATGTGGGTTTTTGAATTCCAGAAAAAATAA
- a CDS encoding DUF3892 domain-containing protein, producing the protein MSETFVAVQKNGDGDITGFKTSSGRVLSYQEAVNDVNQGTVLGANVFKGKDGDMYIRGNADGDPTNNLDNLPLF; encoded by the coding sequence TTGAGCGAAACATTTGTAGCTGTTCAGAAAAATGGCGATGGTGATATCACAGGGTTTAAGACATCCAGCGGCAGAGTTCTCTCCTATCAAGAAGCTGTAAACGACGTAAATCAAGGCACTGTCCTCGGAGCAAATGTGTTTAAAGGTAAGGACGGCGATATGTATATAAGAGGAAACGCCGACGGGGATCCAACAAACAACCTGGATAACTTACCTTTATTCTAA
- a CDS encoding FMN-binding negative transcriptional regulator, with protein MYIPKQFRKEETSDIVQFIRANSFGVLFSQHNGVPTATHLPFIISTEEDGSITLLSHMAKANPQWKTMDSKDALAVFNGPHAYISASWYEEENTVSTWNYVSAHAHGKVEVIQDDQALLHILKEATDFYEEGFEKPWRLEDNRETVESMLNGIVGLRMRVENLQGKWKLNQHHSTERKERVIQQLKKQPHYDSNEIARLMELELQPKKEEAGTKPSSKLKKPVRFYNE; from the coding sequence ATGTATATACCTAAGCAATTTAGAAAAGAAGAAACAAGCGATATAGTCCAATTTATCCGAGCAAACAGCTTTGGAGTATTATTCTCTCAACATAACGGAGTGCCCACCGCTACACATTTGCCATTCATCATATCTACTGAAGAGGACGGCAGTATTACACTACTTTCCCATATGGCTAAGGCGAATCCTCAGTGGAAAACCATGGACTCTAAAGATGCACTAGCAGTATTTAACGGGCCTCATGCCTATATTTCTGCTTCCTGGTATGAAGAAGAGAATACTGTTTCCACTTGGAATTATGTAAGTGCCCATGCACATGGGAAAGTAGAAGTTATACAAGACGACCAGGCACTATTACATATCTTGAAAGAAGCAACAGATTTCTACGAAGAAGGGTTCGAGAAACCTTGGAGATTGGAAGATAACCGCGAAACTGTCGAAAGTATGTTAAATGGAATTGTAGGGTTAAGGATGAGAGTGGAAAACCTTCAAGGTAAGTGGAAGTTGAACCAACATCATTCAACAGAAAGAAAAGAGCGTGTCATCCAACAACTAAAAAAACAACCACACTATGACTCAAATGAAATTGCTAGATTAATGGAATTAGAGCTACAACCTAAAAAAGAGGAGGCTGGGACAAAACCCTCCTCTAAACTGAAAAAGCCGGTGAGATTTTACAATGAGTAA
- a CDS encoding IS1182 family transposase: MFKNYIMNQIVLPLDLEVKLQKNDIAFHVHHLVESIPHEVFEPFLRNEGCPAYHPRMMLKIILCAYTQSVFSGRKIEALVKDSIRMMWLAQGYEPSYRTINRFRVQPEVKELIRECFVQFRCQLVEEKLIDQEAIFIDGTKIEANANKFTFVWRKSIEKYHEGLIEKSNQLYNELLKKEIIPEMERETAEQLTVKELAQLVQKVDEVVTEYDKKIEATSDIPKRKALRGERKYPKQVRKQLIDFVVRKQKYQQDLETFGTRNSYSKTDTDATFMRMKDDYMKNGQLKAGYNVQIATEGQYTLAYSLFSNPTDTRTLIPFLDEIEQHYFELPNHIVADAGYGSEQNFTDILYNRKREALITYNLYLKEQKKKYKQNTFNPDNWEYDEETDTYTCPNQKRLTFQYHSTRNDRTGFERKFKIYECEGCFGCPFRSTCTKAKEGNNRKLMVNEKWEQQKEYVRSKLSEEKTSSIYRKRKIDVEPVFGFLKANLRFARFSVRGKSKVENEMGLALMAVNLRKFTANH, translated from the coding sequence ATGTTTAAAAATTATATCATGAATCAAATAGTTTTGCCTTTAGATTTAGAAGTGAAATTACAAAAAAATGATATTGCCTTCCATGTCCATCACTTAGTTGAAAGTATCCCTCACGAAGTGTTCGAACCATTTCTCCGAAATGAAGGCTGCCCAGCTTATCATCCGCGTATGATGCTTAAAATTATCTTATGCGCCTACACACAATCAGTTTTTTCAGGACGTAAAATTGAAGCCTTAGTAAAAGACAGTATTCGTATGATGTGGCTAGCTCAAGGATATGAACCAAGCTATCGCACCATCAACCGATTCCGTGTGCAACCAGAAGTGAAAGAATTAATTCGCGAGTGTTTTGTCCAATTCCGTTGCCAATTGGTTGAAGAAAAACTCATTGATCAAGAAGCCATTTTTATTGATGGTACAAAGATTGAAGCAAATGCGAATAAATTTACATTTGTATGGAGGAAATCTATCGAGAAATATCATGAAGGTTTAATTGAAAAGTCAAACCAGTTATACAACGAGCTTCTTAAGAAGGAAATCATCCCTGAAATGGAACGTGAAACTGCTGAACAATTAACAGTGAAAGAGCTCGCTCAATTGGTTCAAAAAGTAGACGAAGTTGTAACCGAGTATGATAAAAAAATTGAAGCTACCTCAGACATTCCTAAACGAAAAGCCTTAAGAGGTGAGCGCAAATATCCGAAACAAGTCCGTAAACAATTGATTGATTTTGTCGTACGTAAACAGAAATATCAACAAGACTTAGAAACCTTTGGTACACGTAATAGCTACTCTAAAACAGATACCGATGCGACATTCATGCGAATGAAAGATGATTATATGAAAAACGGACAATTGAAAGCTGGGTACAATGTACAAATCGCCACGGAAGGTCAATACACGCTAGCCTATAGTTTGTTTTCAAACCCAACAGATACCCGTACGTTGATACCATTTCTAGATGAAATCGAGCAACATTATTTTGAGTTGCCGAATCACATTGTCGCAGACGCAGGTTATGGCAGTGAACAAAACTTTACCGATATTCTTTACAACAGAAAACGAGAAGCACTTATTACCTATAATCTATATTTGAAGGAACAAAAGAAAAAGTACAAACAAAACACATTTAACCCCGACAATTGGGAGTATGATGAAGAAACAGATACCTATACATGCCCAAATCAAAAACGACTTACATTTCAATACCACTCTACTCGCAATGATCGTACAGGCTTTGAACGGAAGTTCAAAATCTATGAGTGCGAAGGCTGTTTTGGGTGTCCATTCCGTTCAACGTGTACCAAAGCAAAAGAAGGCAACAATCGAAAACTTATGGTGAATGAGAAGTGGGAGCAACAAAAAGAATATGTAAGATCTAAGCTTTCAGAAGAGAAAACGAGTTCCATCTATCGAAAACGCAAAATCGATGTGGAACCAGTTTTTGGATTTTTGAAGGCTAATTTACGTTTCGCTCGATTTTCTGTGAGAGGAAAATCGAAGGTCGAAAATGAAATGGGCCTCGCGTTAATGGCAGTGAATTTGAGGAAATTCACTGCCAATCACTGA
- a CDS encoding ABC transporter ATP-binding protein — translation MIEVKNISKHYRLFERDPGLSGAVKALFKRKYINKTAVNDISFTIPKGEIVGYIGSNGAGKSTTIKMISGILTPDEGSVIVNGITPYSDRTKNAKNIGAVFGQRTQLFWDIPVQESLELLKHIYEVPQEVYERNLAKFKEVLDLEALLPIPVRQLSLGQKIRCELAAAFLHNPSVVYLDEPTIGLDASVKIKIRQFIKQMNKEHQTTVILTTHDMQDIEELCHRIIIIDKGSVIYDGSLLGLKQQTRFNRTIKLEIDSNGPFILPSALKNSVLVELPEEQDHFLLHFNNTVISGSEIMKEIMRDYLVQDFTITELGIEKVVQEIYERGPEHAEVLGAVKVSN, via the coding sequence ATGATTGAAGTGAAAAACATCAGCAAGCATTACCGTTTATTCGAAAGGGATCCAGGACTATCCGGTGCGGTAAAAGCTTTATTTAAAAGAAAATATATAAATAAAACCGCAGTAAATGATATCAGCTTCACCATCCCAAAAGGTGAGATTGTAGGGTACATCGGTTCTAATGGAGCCGGTAAATCCACTACTATCAAAATGATAAGTGGAATTCTCACGCCAGACGAAGGCTCTGTCATCGTAAATGGCATCACTCCTTATTCAGATAGAACCAAAAATGCTAAAAATATCGGGGCTGTTTTCGGTCAACGTACACAGCTATTTTGGGATATTCCAGTCCAAGAATCTCTTGAACTATTAAAACATATCTACGAAGTTCCACAAGAAGTTTATGAAAGAAACCTTGCGAAATTTAAGGAAGTGTTAGATTTGGAAGCGCTTTTGCCGATTCCGGTGAGACAGCTTTCTCTAGGGCAAAAGATACGTTGTGAGCTTGCAGCAGCCTTTTTACACAACCCATCCGTTGTTTATCTAGATGAACCCACCATTGGTTTAGATGCATCAGTCAAAATAAAGATTCGTCAATTTATTAAACAAATGAACAAGGAACATCAGACAACCGTCATTTTAACCACCCATGATATGCAAGACATTGAGGAGCTGTGTCATCGTATCATCATTATCGATAAAGGCAGTGTCATTTATGATGGAAGTCTACTTGGTCTTAAGCAACAGACAAGGTTTAACCGGACAATCAAGCTTGAAATTGATTCCAATGGGCCATTTATCCTTCCTTCTGCCTTGAAAAATTCTGTTCTTGTTGAATTACCAGAGGAACAAGATCACTTTTTACTCCATTTTAACAATACGGTCATTTCTGGCAGTGAAATTATGAAAGAGATTATGAGAGACTACCTCGTTCAAGATTTTACAATAACAGAACTTGGGATCGAGAAAGTGGTACAGGAAATTTACGAACGGGGGCCAGAACATGCGGAAGTACTTGGAGCTGTTAAAGTCTCAAATTAA
- a CDS encoding ABC transporter permease, whose amino-acid sequence MRKYLELLKSQIKVETAYLAWYWADVVSTLLRLVIMYFFWVAVFQNRTEISSISFESMITYVVIAMMLENYVSGAGNEMARNIKNGDIALELLKPYDYLTKLIFMDLGSKANSFVRTTIPIFLVAIIFIGIQAPPSLEVAILFLASMLVGILIGTQIDLIIGVLAFWTVNVWGVRVLREAIVKFFSGALIPLTLFPGWFQEVSSYLPFQSMIFVPVAIYTGQIKMGPDALIAFATQLFWLALLFIVVRVVWTQAVKKVTVFGG is encoded by the coding sequence ATGCGGAAGTACTTGGAGCTGTTAAAGTCTCAAATTAAAGTCGAGACGGCTTACCTAGCTTGGTACTGGGCTGATGTTGTCTCCACTTTGCTCCGGTTGGTCATTATGTATTTTTTCTGGGTGGCTGTCTTCCAAAATCGAACAGAGATCTCCTCCATTTCCTTTGAATCCATGATTACATACGTTGTGATTGCCATGATGCTAGAAAACTATGTATCTGGTGCAGGAAATGAGATGGCCAGAAATATTAAAAATGGCGATATAGCGTTGGAATTATTAAAGCCCTACGATTACCTGACTAAGTTAATCTTTATGGACCTCGGTTCTAAAGCAAACAGCTTTGTACGTACGACTATCCCTATTTTTCTTGTAGCCATCATTTTTATTGGAATTCAAGCCCCTCCATCTCTCGAGGTTGCTATTTTGTTTTTGGCCAGCATGCTGGTTGGGATTTTAATTGGTACACAAATCGACCTTATCATTGGCGTGCTAGCTTTTTGGACGGTCAATGTGTGGGGAGTGAGAGTATTACGCGAAGCTATTGTGAAATTCTTTTCAGGAGCCCTCATTCCACTTACCCTCTTTCCGGGTTGGTTTCAAGAAGTGAGCAGCTACCTGCCTTTTCAGTCCATGATTTTCGTACCTGTAGCAATATACACTGGCCAAATAAAAATGGGCCCTGATGCCTTGATTGCCTTTGCAACGCAACTGTTCTGGCTAGCCCTTTTATTTATCGTTGTCAGAGTAGTTTGGACTCAAGCTGTAAAAAAAGTAACCGTGTTTGGAGGTTAG
- a CDS encoding ABC transporter permease, translating to MWKKCKRYTFLYGKYFSNHLKVMMEYKADFFIGLFSVMVQQFTALFFLKIVFDHIEVLKGWTFYEILFIYAIAFLGRSIHHIFFDNLWTLGWQYIRSGNFDRLLLRPVNPLFQIVAERVQQDGFGQLIIGGIVLTIASVNLEIEWTVQSLLLLFVFIISSGILFVAINLFFITFSFWMVDSLPIVVSVFQLSEFARYPLTIYPKAVTLIITWLIPYGFTAYYPATYFFEKESVVAMALITPVIAVISFIIAYWFWNKGIRAFTSTGS from the coding sequence ATGTGGAAAAAGTGTAAACGATATACGTTCTTATACGGAAAATACTTTAGCAATCACTTAAAAGTGATGATGGAGTATAAAGCAGACTTTTTCATCGGATTGTTCTCGGTTATGGTCCAACAATTCACTGCTCTTTTTTTCTTAAAAATTGTGTTTGATCACATAGAAGTCCTAAAAGGCTGGACTTTCTATGAAATTCTTTTCATATATGCCATCGCCTTTTTAGGCCGCTCCATTCACCATATTTTCTTTGATAATTTATGGACGCTTGGATGGCAGTATATAAGATCTGGTAACTTTGACAGACTACTGCTAAGACCTGTCAACCCTCTTTTTCAAATTGTAGCGGAAAGAGTGCAGCAGGACGGGTTCGGACAATTAATCATCGGTGGGATTGTGTTAACGATCGCCAGTGTGAATTTGGAGATTGAATGGACGGTACAAAGTCTGCTTTTATTATTTGTTTTTATTATTTCAAGTGGAATCTTATTTGTTGCCATTAACCTGTTTTTTATTACTTTTTCATTTTGGATGGTAGACAGTCTTCCTATTGTGGTTTCCGTTTTTCAGTTAAGTGAGTTTGCAAGGTATCCTTTGACCATCTATCCAAAGGCTGTCACGTTGATCATCACTTGGCTGATTCCATATGGATTTACGGCTTACTACCCTGCAACCTATTTTTTCGAAAAGGAATCCGTGGTCGCAATGGCACTTATTACACCCGTTATTGCCGTTATTTCTTTTATCATTGCATACTGGTTCTGGAACAAAGGAATTCGGGCCTTTACTAGTACAGGGAGTTAA
- a CDS encoding ABC transporter permease yields the protein MNAFTLAIALIFVVIPIMLSKTFRLGLEKDTIIAVIRSVVQLFIVGYLLTFVFESSGYFFIILMVLIIIGAAVQNVARKKTPIKGITWKVAITFIFIEVLTQGILIGFNIIPATAQYIIPISGMIIGNSMVLGILFLNRFLSEIEAREDEIDLILSLGGTTKQAIHTQLIQAIKASMIPTIESQKTIGLVQLPGMMSGQIIAGASPIQAVQFQLLIVFLLLTTASVTSTMLGLLSYPTLFNNRKQLLRFR from the coding sequence ATGAACGCCTTTACACTCGCAATAGCCCTTATTTTTGTTGTGATACCTATCATGCTTTCTAAAACATTCCGACTTGGCCTAGAAAAGGATACGATAATTGCTGTAATCAGATCTGTTGTTCAGCTATTTATCGTCGGTTATCTGTTAACCTTCGTTTTTGAATCAAGTGGTTATTTCTTTATCATTTTAATGGTACTGATTATTATTGGCGCCGCCGTTCAAAATGTTGCGAGAAAAAAGACACCGATTAAAGGGATCACTTGGAAGGTGGCCATAACCTTCATTTTTATTGAAGTACTGACACAAGGGATCTTGATTGGATTCAATATTATTCCGGCAACTGCACAATATATCATTCCGATAAGCGGCATGATTATCGGGAACTCCATGGTGCTAGGCATTCTTTTTCTCAATAGATTCCTTTCTGAGATAGAAGCAAGAGAGGATGAAATCGATCTAATTCTTTCCCTTGGCGGGACAACCAAACAGGCCATACATACCCAATTGATACAGGCAATCAAAGCCAGCATGATTCCGACGATTGAAAGTCAGAAAACGATTGGACTTGTTCAGCTCCCGGGAATGATGAGCGGTCAGATAATTGCTGGAGCCAGTCCCATTCAGGCCGTTCAATTTCAACTGCTTATCGTATTCTTATTACTAACGACAGCATCTGTCACAAGCACCATGCTTGGATTATTGTCATATCCAACCCTGTTTAACAATAGAAAGCAGCTTTTGAGGTTTAGGTAA
- a CDS encoding ABC transporter ATP-binding protein: MKEAIQLKNVQYKTDDKLILKGISGGITEGEITTFVGPSGAGKTTLLKMLNGLLTPTSGEIIINGKELNNYEPTELRKQVGIALQSAPMVDGDVFDNLSLPLRLQERSLEEEEAINILNVVGLEEGQLHQNVKDLSGGQRQKLSIARTLVNRPKVLLLDEITSSLDHTSQREIDELIQRVSKKYGTTIIWITHNLNQALTVGTYTWILMDGELLEAGKSQDIQNSTNEYVQAFLKGELK, translated from the coding sequence TTGAAGGAGGCTATACAGTTAAAGAATGTACAGTATAAAACCGATGATAAACTTATTCTTAAAGGTATTTCGGGAGGCATAACCGAAGGAGAAATCACCACCTTTGTCGGACCCTCTGGGGCGGGTAAGACCACTTTGTTGAAAATGCTTAATGGTCTTTTGACTCCTACATCAGGTGAAATAATAATTAATGGAAAAGAGTTGAATAACTACGAACCAACAGAGCTTCGCAAGCAGGTAGGGATTGCCCTTCAAAGTGCTCCGATGGTTGACGGAGATGTATTTGATAACCTTTCTTTACCTTTGCGGCTGCAAGAGCGCTCTCTTGAAGAGGAAGAGGCGATCAACATATTAAATGTAGTGGGACTTGAAGAAGGCCAGTTGCATCAGAATGTGAAAGATCTTTCAGGCGGACAAAGACAAAAGTTATCCATTGCAAGGACACTTGTGAATCGTCCGAAAGTGTTACTGTTGGATGAAATAACTTCTTCGTTGGATCATACTTCACAAAGAGAAATCGATGAATTAATACAAAGGGTAAGCAAAAAGTACGGCACTACTATAATATGGATCACCCATAACTTGAATCAGGCTTTAACAGTCGGAACCTATACATGGATCTTAATGGACGGAGAATTATTAGAAGCAGGTAAAAGTCAGGATATTCAAAACTCAACAAACGAATATGTACAAGCATTTCTTAAGGGGGAGTTGAAATGA
- a CDS encoding DNA topoisomerase III, translating to MKLIIAEKPDQGLKLAAPFSYKKKDGYVEIPPQPMFPRGALLTWAVGHLCELLSPEEYDKAWKRWSLQTLPIIPEKFQHKVTKSKWKQFQTVKKLVHHPEVSEVIMAGDAEREGEAIIRIILLVSNCHKPLKRLWISSLTPKAVQKGFDNLLAEHETRNVYYEALSRSCADWLVGMNASRAYTLLLQQKGISDVFSTGRVQTPTLALIVKRELEIENFVSKPFWEVLATFDMNGKKYKGKWHKDEESRLDDANLAEKIVQFCKGKEAKIENIEKERKEFQPPFLFNLSSLQATANSLYKFSPQKTLEVAQKLYVKGIISYPRSDSSFVTKEEAGMFPETLQKLSAFNAFKDYFPLPFSSVMNNKRVVNEKKVTDHYAIIPTEQVTDPSKMSPDEEKIYTLIAKRLIAAHYDKAIFDYTTIHTLVDGRATFFSKGKEEVQAGWRTVIYGNKKEKETDEEEQDLPSLEHGETGRVHDVKVKEGKTQPPKRYTEGQLITVMKTAGKHLEDGELTKVLNKTEGLGTEATRAGIIGVLKDRKYIDVKRNQVFATNKGKLLIKSIGSSILASPEMTAKWEQRLHEIGQGTASPEEFMEQAKKLSIKLIEDAKNESDQWSFEGMDISEFKYSKGKRKGRGSAGVGTKVGACKKCDGDVVDKGSFYGCSNYNSNKCNFTISKKILGKTISATNAKKLLTEGRTAEIKGFKKGEKVFNASLEWKEDKLQFVF from the coding sequence GTGAAATTAATAATTGCTGAAAAGCCAGATCAAGGATTAAAGCTTGCTGCTCCATTTTCCTACAAGAAAAAGGATGGCTATGTTGAGATTCCCCCTCAACCGATGTTCCCTAGAGGTGCCTTGCTAACATGGGCTGTTGGACATCTTTGTGAACTGTTGTCTCCGGAAGAATACGATAAGGCGTGGAAACGCTGGTCCCTGCAAACTCTCCCAATCATACCCGAAAAATTCCAACACAAAGTAACCAAATCCAAATGGAAGCAATTCCAAACCGTCAAAAAATTAGTACATCACCCTGAAGTTTCAGAAGTAATTATGGCAGGTGATGCAGAACGGGAAGGAGAGGCGATCATTCGTATCATCCTTCTTGTTAGCAATTGTCATAAACCACTAAAGCGGTTGTGGATTTCCTCCTTAACCCCAAAGGCTGTCCAAAAAGGTTTTGATAACCTTTTAGCGGAACACGAAACCAGAAATGTCTACTATGAAGCTTTAAGTAGATCTTGTGCGGACTGGCTAGTCGGAATGAATGCATCACGAGCGTATACGTTGCTCCTGCAGCAAAAGGGAATATCCGATGTATTCTCCACAGGAAGAGTACAGACCCCAACACTTGCGTTGATTGTAAAAAGGGAGCTTGAAATTGAAAACTTTGTCTCAAAGCCGTTTTGGGAAGTGCTGGCCACTTTTGATATGAATGGAAAGAAATATAAAGGTAAATGGCATAAGGACGAAGAATCAAGGCTTGATGATGCGAACTTAGCAGAAAAGATTGTGCAGTTCTGTAAAGGAAAAGAAGCGAAAATAGAAAACATCGAGAAAGAACGGAAAGAATTTCAGCCTCCATTTCTCTTTAACCTTTCTTCTTTGCAAGCTACTGCCAATAGCCTATATAAATTCTCTCCGCAAAAAACATTAGAGGTGGCCCAAAAACTTTATGTGAAAGGAATCATCTCCTATCCTCGTTCTGATTCAAGCTTTGTGACGAAAGAAGAGGCAGGAATGTTTCCTGAAACCTTGCAAAAATTGAGTGCATTTAACGCATTTAAAGATTATTTTCCACTTCCATTCTCATCCGTCATGAATAATAAACGGGTGGTAAATGAGAAAAAGGTAACAGATCACTATGCGATCATCCCAACAGAGCAAGTAACAGATCCATCTAAGATGTCACCGGATGAAGAGAAGATTTATACACTTATCGCAAAGCGACTTATTGCGGCTCATTATGATAAAGCAATTTTTGACTACACGACGATACATACACTAGTAGATGGTCGCGCCACATTTTTTTCAAAAGGAAAAGAAGAGGTGCAGGCAGGTTGGCGAACAGTCATATATGGCAACAAGAAAGAAAAAGAAACAGATGAAGAGGAACAAGATCTACCTTCCCTAGAACATGGAGAAACAGGGCGTGTTCATGACGTAAAAGTGAAAGAAGGAAAGACTCAGCCTCCTAAACGTTATACAGAAGGACAACTCATTACGGTGATGAAGACAGCTGGCAAACATTTAGAAGATGGAGAGCTTACCAAGGTTCTGAATAAAACCGAGGGTCTTGGAACAGAAGCGACCCGCGCCGGGATCATCGGTGTGCTAAAAGACAGAAAATATATTGATGTCAAACGAAATCAAGTATTTGCTACCAATAAAGGCAAGTTGCTGATTAAATCGATCGGATCTAGCATTCTCGCGAGTCCCGAAATGACGGCAAAATGGGAGCAGCGCCTGCATGAAATAGGTCAAGGTACAGCTTCACCTGAAGAATTCATGGAACAGGCAAAAAAACTGTCCATAAAATTGATAGAGGATGCAAAGAATGAAAGCGATCAATGGTCATTCGAAGGAATGGACATTAGTGAATTTAAATATTCAAAAGGCAAGCGCAAGGGACGTGGTTCGGCGGGAGTGGGAACAAAGGTGGGTGCGTGTAAAAAGTGCGATGGAGATGTAGTGGACAAAGGATCATTTTACGGATGTTCGAACTACAACTCCAATAAGTGCAACTTCACCATTTCTAAAAAAATTCTCGGTAAGACCATCTCTGCTACAAACGCGAAAAAACTTTTAACAGAAGGAAGAACTGCTGAAATTAAGGGTTTTAAAAAAGGAGAAAAGGTTTTTAATGCTTCATTAGAATGGAAGGAAGATAAATTACAATTTGTATTTTAG
- the cspD gene encoding cold-shock protein CspD — protein MQNGKVKWFNNEKGFGFIEVEGGEDVFVHFSAITGDGFKSLEEGQEVSFEIVEGNRGPQAANVTKL, from the coding sequence ATGCAAAACGGTAAAGTAAAATGGTTCAACAACGAAAAAGGTTTTGGATTTATTGAAGTAGAAGGTGGAGAAGACGTATTCGTACATTTCTCTGCAATCACTGGCGACGGTTTCAAATCTTTAGAAGAAGGCCAAGAAGTTTCTTTCGAAATCGTTGAAGGAAACCGCGGACCACAAGCTGCTAACGTTACAAAACTTTAA
- a CDS encoding DUF2564 family protein, which produces MDKQQYNNNTELHTGYNDLAQVQVSIQSAEKMVGSATMSLDPEAMDHAERAISNARSLLNDAKSAGTGLDTDFLQNCELSLTQCEHQLSEARK; this is translated from the coding sequence ATGGATAAACAACAATATAATAACAATACTGAATTGCACACAGGATATAATGATCTGGCTCAAGTTCAGGTGTCCATCCAATCTGCAGAAAAAATGGTGGGGTCGGCTACTATGAGTCTTGATCCTGAAGCTATGGATCATGCAGAAAGAGCCATTTCTAATGCTAGATCTCTACTTAACGATGCAAAAAGCGCAGGAACGGGGCTAGATACCGATTTTCTTCAAAATTGTGAATTATCCCTCACTCAATGCGAACATCAGCTTTCCGAAGCACGAAAATAA
- a CDS encoding zinc-finger domain-containing protein: protein MINRKKILLEVGEILDTYCTECLVKQTLRKDYGKTHAQSFCISECTVGAEIKKLGDQLVERK from the coding sequence ATGATTAATCGAAAAAAGATACTTTTGGAAGTTGGTGAAATTTTAGATACGTACTGTACGGAGTGCCTGGTTAAACAAACGTTACGAAAAGACTACGGCAAGACGCATGCTCAATCTTTTTGCATCAGTGAATGTACAGTAGGTGCTGAAATCAAGAAATTAGGAGACCAGTTAGTGGAGCGCAAATAA